In one window of Rathayibacter caricis DSM 15933 DNA:
- the yicI gene encoding alpha-xylosidase — translation MKFTDGFWQTRAGFTALFAQEAYDIRATGSALEVIAPTKVIQGRGDVLNRPALTVTVSSPAEGVAKVRIEHWRGTATRPGFALTEGSVGEASVTEAGGVLRTGDLEVRVAQGAPWSLEFWDTATGTRLTGSGHKSQGYLTGPDGDPYVHEQLDLGVGELVYGLGERFGPFVKNGQTVDVWNADGGTSSEQAYKNVPFYLSNRGYGVLVNDPGLVSFEIGSESVERVQFSVGGEALEYLVIQGPTKKDVLRRYTGLAGRPSVVPAWSYGLWLTTSFTTSYDEDTVNSFIDGFAERELPLSAFHFDCFWMREFQWTDLEWDSRTFPDPEGMLARLHDRGLKTCVWINPYIAQASPLFAEGREKGYLLRTTSGDVWQWDLWVAGMALVDFTNPDATRWFQDKLRVLVRQGVDSFKTDFGERIPAEGVVWADGTDPEAMHNWYTQLYNLAVHQVLVEELGEGRATLFARSATVGGQALPVHWGGDNTSSYVSMAETLRGGLSLALGGFGFWAHDIGGFEGTPDPGVFKRWLAFGLLSSHSRLHGSTSVRVPWEFGDEAVDITRRFTELKLSLMPYLYAAGAEAAREGIPVMRPMTLEFEDDRNAAHLDTQYMLGRDLLVAPVFTPDGSVEFYLPRGRWTSWWTGEIVDSTGEWRREVHGFDTLPLYVREGAVVPVGSRTDVAEYDYLDGLELLVFPGGGGAREVRVVAHDSGVETVFTVTRSGADVSVDGPEGSWTWSRVGA, via the coding sequence ATGAAGTTCACCGACGGGTTCTGGCAGACGAGGGCCGGATTCACCGCCCTGTTCGCGCAGGAGGCGTACGACATCCGCGCCACCGGCTCCGCACTGGAGGTGATCGCGCCGACGAAGGTCATCCAGGGCCGCGGCGACGTGCTGAACCGTCCCGCGCTCACCGTCACGGTCTCCTCGCCCGCCGAGGGAGTCGCGAAGGTGCGCATCGAGCACTGGCGCGGCACCGCCACACGGCCCGGCTTCGCCCTGACCGAGGGCTCGGTCGGCGAGGCGAGCGTCACGGAGGCGGGCGGCGTGCTCCGCACGGGCGACCTCGAGGTCCGCGTCGCGCAGGGCGCGCCCTGGTCGCTCGAGTTCTGGGACACCGCGACCGGCACGCGCCTGACCGGCTCCGGCCACAAGTCCCAGGGCTACCTGACCGGACCCGACGGCGATCCCTACGTGCACGAGCAGCTCGACCTCGGAGTCGGCGAGCTCGTCTACGGTCTCGGCGAGCGATTCGGCCCGTTCGTGAAGAACGGCCAGACGGTCGACGTGTGGAACGCCGACGGAGGGACCTCCTCCGAGCAGGCCTACAAGAACGTGCCCTTCTACCTCTCCAACCGCGGCTACGGCGTGCTCGTCAACGACCCCGGCCTCGTCTCGTTCGAGATCGGCTCGGAGTCGGTCGAGCGCGTGCAGTTCTCGGTCGGCGGCGAGGCGCTGGAGTACCTGGTGATCCAGGGCCCGACGAAGAAGGACGTCCTGCGCCGGTACACGGGGCTCGCCGGCCGCCCCTCCGTCGTGCCCGCGTGGAGCTACGGCCTCTGGCTGACCACCAGCTTCACGACGAGCTACGACGAGGACACCGTCAACTCCTTCATCGACGGCTTCGCCGAGCGCGAGCTGCCGCTGTCGGCCTTCCACTTCGACTGCTTCTGGATGCGCGAGTTCCAGTGGACCGACCTCGAGTGGGACTCCCGCACCTTCCCGGACCCCGAGGGCATGCTCGCCCGCCTGCACGACCGGGGCCTGAAGACCTGCGTCTGGATCAACCCGTACATCGCGCAGGCGTCGCCGCTCTTCGCGGAGGGCCGCGAGAAGGGCTACCTGCTGAGGACGACGTCGGGCGACGTCTGGCAGTGGGACCTCTGGGTCGCCGGCATGGCGCTGGTCGACTTCACGAACCCGGACGCGACGCGCTGGTTCCAGGACAAGCTGCGCGTGCTCGTCCGCCAGGGCGTCGACTCCTTCAAGACCGACTTCGGCGAGCGGATCCCGGCCGAGGGCGTGGTCTGGGCCGACGGCACCGACCCGGAGGCGATGCACAACTGGTACACCCAGCTCTACAACCTCGCGGTGCACCAGGTGCTCGTCGAGGAGCTGGGGGAGGGGCGCGCGACGCTCTTCGCCCGCAGCGCCACCGTCGGCGGGCAGGCCCTGCCGGTGCACTGGGGCGGCGACAACACCTCGTCCTACGTCTCGATGGCCGAGACCCTCCGCGGCGGACTCTCGCTCGCGCTCGGCGGCTTCGGCTTCTGGGCGCACGACATCGGCGGCTTCGAGGGAACGCCCGACCCGGGCGTCTTCAAGCGCTGGCTCGCGTTCGGACTGCTCTCCTCGCACTCCCGCCTGCACGGCTCCACCTCGGTCCGCGTGCCGTGGGAGTTCGGCGACGAGGCGGTCGACATCACCCGCCGCTTCACCGAGCTCAAGCTCTCGCTGATGCCGTACCTCTACGCGGCGGGCGCGGAGGCGGCGCGCGAGGGGATCCCGGTGATGCGGCCGATGACGCTCGAGTTCGAGGACGACCGGAACGCGGCGCACCTGGACACGCAGTACATGCTCGGCCGCGACCTGCTGGTCGCCCCGGTCTTCACTCCTGACGGCTCGGTCGAGTTCTACCTGCCCCGCGGACGCTGGACCAGCTGGTGGACCGGTGAGATCGTCGACTCGACGGGGGAGTGGCGCCGCGAGGTCCACGGCTTCGACACCCTGCCGCTCTACGTGCGCGAGGGGGCAGTGGTGCCGGTCGGCTCGCGGACCGACGTCGCGGAGTACGACTACCTCGACGGGCTCGAGCTCCTGGTGTTCCCGGGCGGCGGCGGCGCGCGCGAGGTGCGGGTCGTGGCGCACGACTCCGGGGTCGAGACGGTCTTCACCGTCACCCGCTCGGGTGCCGATGTGAGCGTCGACGGGCCGGAGGGCAGCTGGACCTGGAGCCGCGTCGGCGCCTGA
- a CDS encoding carbohydrate ABC transporter permease, which translates to MSAIETLPLTQAGTADSDLTTSRRAPKPAKGTTKRTIGDWAILVVAIVIGLVIISPVLLILLNSFKTPDEYSANGPLAFPTGLSFDGLSTFWERVNFPEKLGNSILISGSVAILAVALSVLNAYAIGIGRVKGRSWIIVLFLLANMLPQEALLYPLYYMFKAVGIYDSQLSVIIIFTVIQSAFGTYLLSSVYGTFPKEILEAAALDGASKWQVLTRVIVPISRPTLSVLMIFFFIWTWNEFLIPLVFLVSDATQTVPIAISSLQGDKIMDVTTTSASALLGLLPTLIFFLIFQRTLTRGITAGAVK; encoded by the coding sequence ATGTCGGCCATCGAGACCCTGCCCCTCACGCAGGCGGGCACCGCGGACAGCGACCTGACCACGTCGCGCCGAGCGCCCAAGCCGGCCAAGGGCACCACCAAGCGCACGATCGGCGACTGGGCGATCCTCGTGGTCGCGATCGTCATCGGGCTGGTGATCATCAGCCCGGTGCTGCTGATCCTGCTCAACTCGTTCAAGACCCCCGACGAGTACTCGGCGAACGGGCCGCTCGCGTTCCCGACCGGGCTCTCCTTCGACGGCCTGTCGACCTTCTGGGAGCGGGTGAACTTCCCCGAGAAGCTCGGCAACTCGATCCTGATCTCGGGGTCGGTCGCGATCCTCGCCGTCGCCCTCTCGGTGCTGAACGCCTATGCGATCGGCATCGGCCGGGTGAAGGGCCGCAGCTGGATCATCGTGCTGTTCCTGCTGGCGAACATGCTGCCGCAGGAGGCCCTGCTCTACCCGCTGTACTACATGTTCAAGGCGGTGGGGATCTACGACAGCCAGCTGTCCGTGATCATCATCTTCACGGTCATCCAGTCGGCCTTCGGCACGTACCTGCTCTCGAGCGTCTACGGCACGTTCCCGAAGGAGATCCTCGAGGCCGCGGCGCTGGACGGCGCCTCGAAGTGGCAGGTGCTCACCCGGGTGATCGTGCCGATCTCGCGGCCGACCCTCTCGGTGCTGATGATCTTCTTCTTCATCTGGACCTGGAACGAGTTCCTCATCCCGCTGGTGTTCCTCGTGAGCGACGCGACGCAGACCGTCCCGATCGCGATCTCGAGCCTCCAGGGCGACAAGATCATGGACGTCACGACGACCAGCGCGAGCGCCCTGCTGGGCCTGCTCCCGACGCTGATCTTCTTCCTGATCTTCCAGCGCACGCTGACCCGCGGCATCACCGCCGGCGCGGTCAAGTAG
- a CDS encoding carbohydrate ABC transporter permease, whose protein sequence is MTTTAPRRAESAPPPPAAKPPREKRSGGYWLYLIPGFVLFTFIVLIPLVWNVYISFTSWRGIKPPIFIGLENWVELMGDDQFWTSFLNSVYMIIAMVIVPTILGLLLAAILFDLVGKKFGGKLASFLRATYYLPQILPTVIAAIVIGWILRPDNGALNTILEAVGLGSLSHDWLGKPDTAMLSIMVVMIWVQLGYPVVIFMAALQRVDPELYEAAELDGANWFQRFRWITVSIIRPEIFVVTLTCTIAALKVFGPIYALTRGGPGDSTIVPSYYSYTEFFQKQQVGYGATIATALTIVIVILAVLFIRAQERVERSEGAR, encoded by the coding sequence ATGACGACGACCGCCCCGCGTCGCGCGGAGAGCGCGCCACCGCCTCCGGCCGCGAAGCCCCCGCGCGAGAAGCGCTCGGGCGGCTACTGGCTCTACCTGATCCCCGGGTTCGTGCTCTTCACGTTCATCGTGCTGATCCCGCTCGTGTGGAACGTCTACATCAGCTTCACCTCGTGGCGCGGCATCAAGCCGCCGATCTTCATCGGCCTCGAGAACTGGGTCGAGCTGATGGGCGACGACCAGTTCTGGACGTCGTTCCTCAACTCCGTCTACATGATCATCGCCATGGTGATCGTGCCCACGATCCTCGGCCTCCTGCTCGCCGCGATCCTGTTCGACCTGGTCGGCAAGAAGTTCGGCGGGAAGCTCGCGAGCTTCCTCCGCGCCACCTACTACCTCCCGCAGATCCTCCCCACGGTGATCGCCGCGATCGTCATCGGCTGGATCCTGCGCCCCGACAACGGCGCGCTCAACACGATCCTCGAGGCCGTCGGCCTCGGCTCCCTCTCGCACGACTGGCTGGGCAAGCCCGACACCGCGATGCTCTCGATCATGGTCGTGATGATCTGGGTCCAGCTGGGCTACCCGGTCGTCATCTTCATGGCGGCGCTGCAGCGCGTGGATCCGGAGCTCTACGAGGCCGCGGAGCTCGACGGCGCGAACTGGTTCCAGCGCTTCCGCTGGATCACCGTGTCGATCATCCGCCCCGAGATCTTCGTGGTCACCCTCACCTGCACCATCGCCGCGCTGAAGGTCTTCGGACCGATCTACGCGCTGACCCGCGGCGGGCCGGGCGATTCGACGATCGTGCCGAGCTACTACTCCTACACCGAGTTCTTCCAGAAGCAGCAGGTGGGCTACGGCGCCACCATCGCGACCGCGCTCACGATCGTCATCGTGATCCTGGCCGTGCTGTTCATCCGCGCCCAGGAGCGCGTCGAGCGCAGCGAAGGAGCCCGCTGA
- a CDS encoding ABC transporter substrate-binding protein: MSPRPRTAFHRPTASAVGSLSRRGLLAGGVGLGAVFALAACSGGGSDAGSDALATEVDGAGRTLTMWDFETPDSDRGIAWLAARDIFTQETGAEIAYEFKAFEQLRTGASQIFNSNSAPDVVEYNKGNATSGLLSSQGLLTNLDEAVEFYGWDKLVPGALQTTAKYDEDGIMGSGSWYGIPNYGEFTFVYYNEDAFAANGIEVPTTYDEFIAVLDAFVAKGITPLAEAGAEYPLQQLFYQLALLKADRQWITDYQTYTGEVDFSDAAWSYAADQLQEYVDKGYISPDASGLKAEDAGTAFISGDYPIFFSGSWWFGRFKTEITGFEWNTFLFPGAEFTMGSAGNHWVIPETAKNKDLAYKWIDITMRPEIQNLIGNNGGIPLVVDESAITDEKSKELLSQWKTVVDGDQLSFYPDWPTATFYDDLVAATQELLNKSTSPDDMLSQLQEKYDDGVDDIK, translated from the coding sequence ATGTCGCCTCGTCCCCGCACCGCCTTCCACCGCCCCACCGCCTCCGCGGTCGGCTCGCTCAGCCGTCGCGGCCTGCTCGCCGGCGGCGTCGGCCTCGGCGCGGTCTTCGCGCTCGCCGCCTGCTCCGGAGGAGGATCCGACGCCGGATCCGACGCCCTCGCCACCGAGGTCGACGGCGCCGGCCGCACCCTCACCATGTGGGACTTCGAGACCCCCGACAGCGACCGCGGCATCGCCTGGCTCGCCGCCCGCGACATCTTCACGCAGGAGACCGGCGCCGAGATCGCCTACGAGTTCAAGGCCTTCGAGCAGCTGCGCACCGGCGCCAGCCAGATCTTCAACTCCAACTCGGCACCGGATGTCGTCGAGTACAACAAGGGCAACGCCACGAGCGGCCTGCTCTCGAGCCAGGGCCTGCTCACGAACCTCGACGAGGCCGTCGAGTTCTACGGCTGGGACAAGCTGGTCCCGGGTGCGCTGCAGACGACCGCCAAGTACGACGAGGACGGCATCATGGGCTCCGGCTCCTGGTACGGGATCCCGAACTACGGCGAGTTCACCTTCGTCTACTACAACGAGGACGCCTTCGCGGCGAACGGCATCGAGGTGCCGACGACCTACGACGAGTTCATCGCTGTGCTCGACGCGTTCGTGGCCAAGGGCATCACGCCGCTCGCCGAGGCCGGGGCCGAGTACCCGCTGCAGCAGCTCTTCTACCAGCTCGCGCTGCTGAAGGCCGACCGCCAGTGGATCACCGACTACCAGACCTACACGGGCGAGGTCGACTTCTCGGACGCCGCGTGGTCCTACGCCGCCGACCAGCTCCAGGAGTACGTCGACAAGGGCTACATCTCGCCGGACGCCTCCGGCCTCAAGGCCGAGGACGCGGGCACCGCGTTCATCTCGGGCGACTACCCGATCTTCTTCTCGGGCTCCTGGTGGTTCGGCCGCTTCAAGACCGAGATCACCGGCTTCGAGTGGAACACGTTCCTCTTCCCGGGCGCGGAGTTCACGATGGGCTCGGCGGGCAACCACTGGGTGATCCCCGAGACGGCGAAGAACAAGGACCTCGCCTACAAGTGGATCGACATCACGATGCGCCCCGAGATCCAGAACCTGATCGGCAACAACGGAGGCATCCCGCTGGTCGTCGACGAGTCGGCGATCACGGACGAGAAGAGCAAGGAGCTGCTGTCGCAGTGGAAGACGGTCGTCGACGGCGACCAGCTCTCGTTCTACCCCGACTGGCCCACCGCGACCTTCTACGACGACCTCGTCGCCGCGACGCAGGAGCTGCTGAACAAGTCCACGTCGCCCGACGACATGCTCTCGCAGCTCCAGGAGAAGTACGACGACGGCGTGGACGACATCAAGTGA
- a CDS encoding LacI family DNA-binding transcriptional regulator, whose product MATIHDVARAAGVSISTVSYALSGKRSIAATTRQRVDDAVRELGYRPHAGARMLAGARTHILALSAPMRGELHLPTHMRFVTEVLERARESDYDVLLLVTDEASSGIDRVSSSSLVDGIVLMGVDDDDDRAALIRDAGVPATFIGVPADAHDLACVDLDFAEAARRSVRTLAEQGHRSVGLIEHPQSYTDRNAGFVRRFDDAFRAECVALGLEIVVERPHLGRAHAASAVDAILGSAIAPTALVLHCNEPVAEAAVERVLERGLSVPGDLSVLAACASYDGAALPVPVSSFPLPFDAMCRAAVGRTLQQIDSGRTVGVDLLPPHYVDRGSVAAAAIGARVPTAS is encoded by the coding sequence ATGGCGACCATCCACGACGTCGCCCGCGCTGCCGGGGTCTCGATCAGCACGGTGTCCTACGCCCTCTCGGGCAAGCGCTCCATCGCCGCCACCACCCGCCAGCGGGTCGACGACGCGGTGCGCGAGCTCGGCTACCGGCCGCACGCCGGCGCCCGGATGCTCGCCGGGGCGCGGACCCACATCCTCGCCCTCTCGGCGCCGATGCGCGGCGAGCTGCACCTCCCCACCCACATGCGCTTCGTGACGGAGGTGCTCGAGCGGGCCCGCGAGTCCGACTACGACGTGCTGCTGCTCGTCACCGACGAGGCCTCCAGTGGCATCGACCGGGTCTCCTCCTCCTCGCTCGTCGACGGCATCGTGCTGATGGGCGTCGACGACGACGACGACCGCGCCGCGCTCATCCGCGACGCGGGGGTGCCCGCGACCTTCATCGGCGTCCCCGCCGACGCCCACGACCTCGCGTGCGTCGACCTCGACTTCGCGGAGGCGGCGCGTCGCAGCGTCCGCACGCTCGCCGAGCAGGGCCACCGGTCCGTCGGCCTGATCGAGCACCCGCAGTCGTACACCGACCGCAACGCCGGCTTCGTCCGCCGCTTCGACGACGCGTTCCGGGCGGAGTGCGTCGCGCTCGGCCTCGAGATCGTGGTCGAGCGCCCGCACCTCGGCCGCGCCCACGCCGCGTCCGCCGTCGACGCGATCCTCGGATCCGCGATCGCCCCGACCGCCCTCGTGCTGCACTGCAACGAGCCGGTGGCCGAGGCCGCCGTCGAGCGCGTGCTCGAGCGCGGCCTCTCCGTCCCCGGGGACCTCTCGGTCCTCGCCGCCTGCGCGAGCTACGACGGAGCGGCGCTGCCGGTCCCGGTGAGCTCCTTCCCCCTCCCGTTCGACGCGATGTGCCGTGCGGCCGTCGGTCGCACCCTCCAGCAGATCGACTCCGGCCGCACCGTCGGCGTCGACCTCCTCCCGCCCCACTACGTCGACCGCGGTTCCGTCGCGGCCGCGGCGATCGGCGCTCGCGTGCCGACCGCCTCCTGA
- the xylA gene encoding xylose isomerase: MSLTPTRADKFSFGLWTIGYNGTDPFGGPTREPLDVVHAVEKLDELGAYGLTFHDDDLFAFGSTDAERQTQIDRLKGALESTGLVVPMVTTNLFSAPVFKDGGFTSNDRDVRRFALRKVLRNIDLAAELGAQTFVMWGGREGAEYDSAKDIRAALERYREAVNLLGDYVTDKGYDIRFAIEPKPNEPRGDILLPTLGHAIAFIDSLERPELVGVNPEVGHEQMAGLNFTAGIAQALYHGKLFHIDLNGQRGIKYDQDLVFGHGDLHNAFSLVDLLENGGPGGVPSYDGPRHFDYKPSRTEDETGVWDSAAANMRTYLLLKERAAAFRADPEVQEALAAAKVAELQTPTLNEGESYDDLLADTASYESFDTDAYLGGKGFGFVRLQQLATEHLLGAR, encoded by the coding sequence ATGTCCCTGACCCCCACCCGCGCCGACAAGTTCTCGTTCGGCCTCTGGACCATCGGCTACAACGGCACGGACCCCTTCGGCGGCCCGACCCGCGAGCCGCTCGACGTGGTGCACGCCGTCGAGAAGCTGGACGAGCTGGGCGCCTACGGCCTCACCTTCCACGACGACGACCTCTTCGCGTTCGGCTCGACCGACGCCGAGCGCCAGACCCAGATCGACCGCCTCAAGGGCGCGCTCGAGTCGACCGGCCTCGTCGTGCCGATGGTCACCACCAATCTCTTCAGCGCCCCGGTCTTCAAGGACGGCGGATTCACCTCCAACGACCGCGACGTCCGCCGCTTCGCGCTGCGCAAGGTCCTCCGCAACATCGACCTCGCCGCCGAGCTGGGCGCGCAGACCTTCGTGATGTGGGGCGGCCGCGAGGGCGCCGAGTACGACTCCGCGAAGGACATCCGCGCCGCTCTCGAGCGCTACCGCGAGGCCGTCAACCTGCTCGGCGACTACGTCACCGACAAGGGCTACGACATCCGCTTCGCCATCGAGCCGAAGCCCAACGAGCCCCGCGGCGACATCCTCCTGCCGACCCTCGGTCACGCGATCGCGTTCATCGACTCGCTCGAGCGCCCCGAGCTCGTCGGCGTGAACCCCGAGGTCGGCCACGAGCAGATGGCGGGCCTGAACTTCACCGCCGGCATCGCCCAGGCGCTGTACCACGGCAAGCTCTTCCACATCGACCTCAACGGCCAGCGCGGCATCAAGTACGACCAGGACCTGGTCTTCGGCCACGGCGACCTGCACAACGCGTTCTCGCTCGTCGACCTCCTCGAGAACGGCGGCCCCGGCGGAGTCCCCTCCTACGACGGCCCGCGCCACTTCGACTACAAGCCCTCGCGCACCGAGGACGAGACCGGAGTCTGGGACTCGGCCGCCGCGAACATGCGCACCTACCTCCTGCTGAAGGAGCGCGCCGCGGCCTTCCGCGCCGACCCCGAGGTGCAGGAGGCGCTCGCCGCCGCCAAGGTCGCCGAGCTGCAGACCCCGACGCTGAACGAGGGCGAGTCCTACGACGACCTGCTCGCCGACACCGCGTCGTACGAGTCGTTCGACACCGACGCCTACCTCGGCGGCAAGGGCTTCGGCTTCGTGCGCCTGCAGCAGCTCGCGACCGAGCACCTGCTCGGCGCCCGCTGA
- the xylB gene encoding xylulokinase: MTLVAGVDSSTQSCKVVVRDLESGAVVRTGRASHPDGTEVHPSAWWDALTAALADAGGLDDVAAISIGGQQHGMVVLDADGEVIRPALLWNDTRSAGAAEALVAELGAEEWARRTGTVPVASFTATKLRWLRDAEPENAARVAAVALPHDWLTWRLLGYGPGSPRGVDLDALTTDRSDASGTSYWGADGYDVELLEHALGHRPALPRVLGPSEEAGRTPEGLVVGPGAGDNAGAALGLGAGPGDVVVSIGTSGTVFAVTEDPVRDPSGTVAGFADASGRFLPLVATLNAARVLSSTAALLGAGFDEFADLALQAEPGADGLVLVPYFEGERTPNLPDATASLHGMTIASTTRPNLARAAIEGMLCGLADGLDAVRELGVEARRILLIGGAAQNRAVQLAASQVFDVPVVVPTPGEYVADGAAVQAAWALTGSRPTWQVTSVAEPTADHRPAIRAQYAAARA, encoded by the coding sequence ATGACGCTGGTCGCAGGAGTCGACTCGTCGACCCAGAGCTGCAAGGTGGTCGTCCGCGACCTCGAGAGCGGAGCGGTGGTCCGCACCGGTCGCGCGAGCCACCCCGACGGCACCGAGGTGCACCCCTCGGCCTGGTGGGACGCGCTGACCGCGGCCCTGGCGGATGCCGGCGGACTCGACGACGTCGCCGCGATCTCGATCGGCGGGCAGCAGCACGGCATGGTCGTGCTCGACGCCGACGGCGAGGTGATCCGCCCCGCACTGCTCTGGAACGACACGCGCAGCGCGGGCGCCGCCGAGGCGCTGGTCGCCGAGCTCGGGGCGGAGGAGTGGGCGCGCCGCACGGGCACCGTCCCGGTCGCCTCCTTCACGGCCACGAAGCTCCGCTGGCTGCGCGATGCCGAGCCCGAGAACGCGGCGCGCGTCGCGGCGGTGGCCCTCCCCCACGACTGGCTGACGTGGCGCCTGCTGGGCTACGGACCCGGATCCCCGCGCGGCGTGGACCTCGACGCGCTGACGACCGACCGCTCGGACGCCTCCGGCACCTCGTACTGGGGCGCGGACGGCTACGACGTGGAGCTGCTCGAGCACGCGCTCGGCCACCGCCCGGCACTCCCCCGCGTGCTCGGGCCGTCGGAGGAGGCGGGCCGGACGCCGGAGGGCCTCGTGGTCGGCCCCGGCGCCGGCGACAACGCGGGCGCGGCGCTCGGTCTGGGTGCGGGGCCCGGCGACGTGGTCGTCAGCATCGGCACGAGCGGCACCGTCTTCGCGGTGACCGAGGACCCGGTGCGCGACCCCTCCGGGACCGTCGCCGGCTTCGCGGACGCGAGCGGGCGCTTCCTGCCGCTCGTCGCGACGCTCAACGCCGCCCGCGTGCTGTCCTCGACCGCCGCCCTGCTCGGCGCCGGCTTCGACGAGTTCGCCGACCTCGCGCTGCAGGCGGAGCCGGGCGCCGACGGCCTCGTGCTCGTCCCGTACTTCGAGGGCGAGCGCACCCCGAACCTGCCCGACGCGACCGCGAGCCTGCACGGCATGACCATCGCCTCGACCACGCGCCCGAACCTCGCCCGCGCGGCGATCGAGGGCATGCTCTGCGGTCTGGCCGACGGCCTCGACGCGGTGCGCGAGCTCGGGGTGGAAGCGCGGCGCATCCTGCTGATCGGCGGAGCGGCGCAGAACCGCGCCGTGCAGCTGGCCGCCTCGCAGGTGTTCGACGTTCCCGTGGTCGTGCCGACCCCCGGCGAGTACGTGGCCGACGGAGCCGCGGTGCAGGCCGCGTGGGCGCTGACCGGCTCGCGGCCGACCTGGCAGGTCACCTCGGTCGCCGAGCCGACGGCCGACCACCGCCCCGCGATCCGCGCGCAGTACGCGGCGGCCCGCGCCTGA
- a CDS encoding ABC transporter permease/substrate binding protein: MIRLPLGDAVESGIDALTAVLQPVFDLIRTVFGALYTGVDAVLATPPFWVIIAFLAVLAYAARGWVLAIGTAVGLLVIVSVDQWENAMDSLALVLVASVIAIALSVPLGVLAARNRTASTILRPVLDLMQTMPAFVYLIPALIFFRVGVVPGIVATIVFAMAPGVRLTELGIRGVDPELVEAGEAFGSSKWRILRQIQLPLALPSILAGLNQVIMLSLSMVVIAGIVGAGGLGGDVVASLNRIDVSLGFEAGISVVILAIVLDRMTGALGKPSPARVARAGSRRAVVLTRSAVAAVSVAVVASLGASAVAGPASTASVDNGDRTDVRLAVFQGWDEGIAVSALWGAVLEEQGYDVELSDIDVAPGFAGLAAGSYDLALDTWLPTTHGSYLEQYGDQLVDLGAWNDEAKLTIAVNEDAPIDTLEELAANPDVVGNRLIGIEPGSGLNAVTTEEVIPGYGLEGMEYLTSSTPAMLQELETATANGEDIAVTLWRPHWAYDAFPVKDLEDPKGLLGEAEDIHSFGSSSFDGDFPTLSSWMRDFRMDSETLYSLENALFNSASDDRDAALAAWMDENREYVDSMTS; the protein is encoded by the coding sequence ATGATCCGCCTGCCCCTGGGCGACGCCGTCGAGAGCGGCATCGACGCCCTCACCGCGGTCCTCCAGCCCGTCTTCGACCTGATCAGGACCGTCTTCGGCGCTCTCTACACGGGAGTCGACGCGGTGCTCGCCACTCCGCCGTTCTGGGTGATCATCGCGTTCCTCGCGGTGCTCGCCTATGCCGCGCGCGGGTGGGTCCTCGCGATCGGCACCGCGGTGGGGCTCTTGGTGATCGTGAGCGTGGACCAGTGGGAGAACGCGATGGACTCGCTCGCGCTGGTGCTGGTCGCCTCCGTGATCGCCATCGCGCTGAGCGTGCCGCTGGGCGTGCTCGCCGCGCGCAACCGGACGGCCTCCACGATCCTCCGCCCGGTGCTCGATCTGATGCAGACCATGCCGGCGTTCGTGTACCTGATCCCGGCGCTGATCTTCTTCCGCGTCGGAGTCGTGCCCGGCATCGTCGCGACGATCGTCTTCGCGATGGCGCCGGGGGTGCGCCTGACCGAGCTCGGCATCCGCGGGGTCGACCCCGAGCTCGTCGAGGCGGGGGAGGCGTTCGGCTCGTCGAAGTGGCGGATCCTGCGCCAGATCCAGCTGCCGCTGGCGCTGCCGTCGATCCTGGCAGGGCTCAACCAGGTGATCATGCTGTCGCTCTCGATGGTGGTCATCGCCGGCATCGTCGGCGCCGGCGGGCTGGGCGGCGACGTCGTCGCGAGCCTCAACCGGATCGACGTGTCGCTCGGGTTCGAGGCCGGCATCTCGGTGGTGATCCTCGCGATCGTGCTCGACCGGATGACGGGAGCGCTGGGGAAGCCCTCGCCCGCCCGGGTCGCCCGGGCCGGCAGCCGCCGCGCCGTGGTCCTGACCCGCTCGGCCGTCGCGGCCGTGTCGGTCGCGGTCGTCGCCTCCCTCGGCGCGTCGGCCGTCGCGGGGCCGGCGAGCACCGCCTCCGTCGACAACGGCGACCGCACCGACGTGCGCTTGGCCGTGTTCCAGGGCTGGGACGAGGGCATCGCGGTGTCGGCGCTCTGGGGCGCCGTGCTCGAGGAGCAGGGCTACGACGTCGAGCTCTCGGATATCGACGTGGCGCCCGGCTTCGCGGGGCTCGCCGCCGGGAGCTACGACCTGGCGCTGGACACCTGGCTGCCGACCACTCACGGCAGCTACCTGGAGCAGTACGGCGACCAGCTCGTCGACCTCGGAGCCTGGAACGACGAGGCGAAGCTGACCATCGCGGTCAACGAGGACGCTCCGATCGACACGCTCGAGGAGCTCGCGGCGAATCCGGACGTCGTCGGGAACCGGCTCATCGGCATCGAGCCCGGGTCGGGGCTGAACGCCGTGACGACCGAGGAGGTCATCCCCGGGTACGGCCTCGAGGGGATGGAGTACCTGACGTCGTCGACGCCGGCGATGCTGCAGGAGCTCGAGACCGCGACGGCGAACGGCGAGGACATCGCCGTGACGCTCTGGCGCCCGCACTGGGCGTACGACGCGTTCCCGGTGAAGGACCTCGAGGACCCGAAGGGGCTGCTCGGCGAGGCGGAGGACATCCACTCGTTCGGCTCGAGCTCGTTCGACGGCGACTTCCCGACGCTGAGCAGCTGGATGCGCGACTTCCGGATGGACTCCGAGACGCTCTACTCGCTCGAGAACGCGCTGTTCAACTCCGCGTCGGACGACCGCGACGCGGCGCTCGCGGCCTGGATGGACGAGAACCGCGAGTACGTGGACTCGATGACGTCCTGA